One Streptosporangium sp. NBC_01495 DNA window includes the following coding sequences:
- a CDS encoding carboxylate-amine ligase — MTETVESAQPVPPFNATRPLVGVEEEYLVVDPLTREVSPRAAEVIAQAAKELGERTSTEITRFQVEAKTPPYAGISGLEEQVRHMRAAMAAAAREHGLAVVASGTPVLGDVVPPLITDHPRYEVGIATYRSLHDEQAICAGHVHVHLPDREAAVLVSNHLRPWLPVLIAMMANSPMWAGRDTGYASWRTLCWGKWPVAGPPPYFSSLAEFDELVGRLTEAGVLVDPGTIFWDIRPSFRLPTLEIRVTDVPATAEESALLAAVVRALVVTALGRVTAGDPGPRLSAELLRAAYWRAARDGLEGHGISPVTGKLLATGDLLDALVRHTRPALEETGDLEMVTERLAWLRAAGTGAARQRAALAVRGRHADVVDYLVEQTTSGGVG, encoded by the coding sequence ATGACGGAAACCGTCGAGTCCGCGCAGCCAGTGCCGCCCTTCAACGCCACCCGCCCGCTGGTGGGGGTGGAGGAGGAGTACCTGGTCGTCGACCCCCTGACACGCGAGGTGTCCCCGCGGGCCGCGGAGGTGATCGCGCAGGCCGCGAAGGAACTGGGCGAGCGGACGAGCACCGAGATCACCCGGTTCCAGGTGGAGGCCAAGACGCCGCCGTACGCCGGGATCTCCGGCCTGGAGGAGCAGGTGCGGCACATGCGCGCGGCGATGGCGGCGGCGGCCCGGGAGCACGGGCTCGCCGTGGTGGCCTCGGGCACCCCGGTGCTGGGCGACGTCGTCCCGCCTCTGATCACCGATCACCCCCGGTACGAGGTCGGGATCGCGACCTACCGATCGCTCCACGACGAGCAGGCCATCTGCGCCGGGCACGTCCACGTGCACCTGCCCGACCGGGAGGCGGCGGTGCTGGTCTCCAACCACCTGCGGCCGTGGCTGCCCGTCCTGATCGCGATGATGGCCAACTCCCCCATGTGGGCCGGTCGTGACACCGGATACGCGAGCTGGCGCACGCTCTGCTGGGGCAAGTGGCCGGTCGCCGGTCCGCCGCCGTACTTCTCCTCGCTGGCCGAGTTCGACGAGCTGGTCGGCAGGCTGACCGAGGCGGGCGTGCTGGTGGACCCGGGGACGATCTTCTGGGACATCCGGCCGTCCTTCCGGCTGCCGACGCTGGAGATCCGGGTGACCGACGTGCCCGCCACCGCGGAGGAGTCGGCCCTGCTCGCCGCCGTGGTGCGGGCGCTGGTGGTGACCGCGCTGGGGCGGGTCACGGCCGGCGACCCCGGCCCGAGGCTGTCGGCCGAGCTCCTGCGCGCGGCGTACTGGCGGGCCGCCCGCGACGGCCTGGAGGGGCACGGCATCTCCCCCGTCACCGGCAAGCTGCTGGCCACCGGCGACCTGCTCGACGCGCTCGTACGGCACACCCGGCCGGCCCTGGAGGAGACCGGTGACCTGGAGATGGTGACCGAGCGGCTGGCGTGGCTGCGCGCCGCCGGCACGGGGGCGGCACGCCAGCGGGCCGCCCTCGCCGTGCGGGGGCGGCACGCCGACGTGGTCGACTATCTGGTGGAGCAGACCACCTCAGGAGGCGTCGGCTGA